In Hemicordylus capensis ecotype Gifberg chromosome 4, rHemCap1.1.pri, whole genome shotgun sequence, the genomic window CATTGGCATTTAAAGGTACCCTCCCTCATCTATATTGTAAATGAGCAAGTCATTTAAAACTTGGTTTCTCAGTGTGTTCAGACAAGTCTTGTATATGATTTGCAATAAGAATGAAAAGATGCTTCACTGAAGCCTCGTTTGTACAAATAGGCAAAGAGAGAAACCAATGTCTTGACTGTACCGGCTCAGACTGGATGGGGATTTACATAACAATGTTCGGGGGTgaggaggtgggggggtgggaggtttGTCTAGTTGTCTTCCTGATGGGGTTGTGCAAGGATTGATTATTATGTAGAGTAGCATTCGATCCTCTGCATCAACTACAGTCTGAAGGCTAACAtgtactgtttcatctgctgcaTATGAGAAATAGACTTATGGCcttttattatatttatgtttCCACCTTATCCCTTgattcagggtggcttacaacagatTTCGGCACTATACATTTTTGTCTCATAGTGTAAAACATTGGCGAAAAATGTTCTTGTAGTAGATTATTTAATCTTCCTAGAGCAAGGGCACTGGTAGTACATACTCAACAGAAACTACCCTGTAAATGTAAACATGTTATCAGtgcagtattaaaaaaaatttttttaagcctACACCAAAACTTTAGTTCACTTCCTGATAAAAGAAAAAGTAACTATCTAGCCACTTTAATCATGTCACATACAAACCTTTGAAGCCATCAGAAGCTGTACACTGCCTGAATATTGAACTATATTTCTTGAAAATGCATTTGTTTCCCTTAGTTGTTCAGATCCAGAATGGTGGCACCTTTTCTCTTTATGGACAGATACTAACTTAGAAATGAGGGGCTGCTGCTATCTACAAGCAGATCATGAGCCAAGGGTCTCCCTACCCTTCATATTAAACAACTAAGGTTGTAATAAAGCACCTCATGCACAGTGGTAGGCTGATTATAAGCTACTGTATTCAAGGATTTTCATAGCTAAATCGTTAACAGTTACAATTGCCAGTTACTGGTGTAGTGGTAGTGATGGGTTGCCTGGTGTTTACGATATCTGCCCCAAAATTCTGACTGCCTACCGGGCTGTTCAGGCTCCAGAAGCACCATGTGCACGACCTGGATGTTGCACATGGTGGTTTCTCACAATGCAGCATTTTATTTCATATTTGGATCTTTAAGTTATTCTATTcatattgtaaaggtaaagtaaagtgctatcgactcctagtgaccacagagccctgtgcttgtctttggtagaatacaggaggggtttaccattgccatctcccacacatcttcctatatcactgctgcccaatataggtaccagcagggattcaaaccggcaaactctggcttgctagtcaagccatttctcaCTGCACCATCAGGTGGCTTCATTCACATTGTAAGGGAGCAGGTTTTTTTGCTGCGGCCCATCCCACATGCCATCCTGCTGTGGAAAGTCCTCCAGTCCttgggggctgcagagggaaaggaaaggtagGAAAGCCCTGTTCTGCCAAGTGAATTAATTTCTATCAATGGAATTAAATGGGAGAGCCAgcagggtgtagtggttagagtgctggactaggaccggggagacccgagttcaaatccccatgagactagctgggtgactctgggccagtcacttctctctcagcctaacctacttcacagggttgttgtgaaagagaaactcaagtatgcagtgcaccgctctgggctctttggaggaagagcgggatataaatgtaaaaaataataataattaataataaacttaTAATCCAGGCTCATATGTAGATAATATCCAGAGGCATATTCTGGCTGTTTGCCCTTGTAAAACCAAGGCCTGGAAACTTTCCCAGCACAAACTTCACAATGCAAAAAGCCACATAACTAAATCTGAACTTTGGCCAGTATTTCTGCTAACCTACATTGCATGACAGTCTTtgtttgaaactctggagagttaCAAAAGCCATTCATTATGCATCTTATATTGCACAGTACTTAAGATTATCTAGAATAACTTATTGTTTATCTAATGCTGTTATGAAAGCCCATCTACAAGTTTCCTATCCATTTTTGGTAACTTAAAAAGTATAATTACCAGCATACAAGAATTACCATACTGtaccagagccacctaatggtgcagcaggaaaatggttTGACtacaaagccagaggttgccagttcaaatccccgctggtatgtgactctatgggaaacacctacctttttggaagggcggtatagaaaacggAAAGCgagtattgggcagcagcaatataggaagatgcagaaaggcatcatctcataccgcgtgggaggaggcaatggtaaacccctcctttattctactgaaggcaaccacagggctccgtggtcaccaggagttgacaccgactcaacggcacacttttaccAAAACAAAGCTCtgttcatctagtccagtactTGCCATCTCTCCAGAAGCAGTCAGCCAGATGGTCCTGAGAAGATTTCAAGTTAGGGTGTTATGGCAATAGCCATGCCATGTTTCCCCCAGCATCTGATAATCAGAGGTACATGTACTCCAAATCTGGAGATTCTTTTTTTAGCTCTTCAGAAAGAATATCTGTATTATCTCACTAACTTCTTTCACTCTCACCACCACAAAGCTAGAGTAACTCTCCTGGAGCCAGTTATCAGATTCTACCAAAAATCTATTTAATTTTTCATTACTATTTTCAGTTTAGAATAACACCAAATTAGATAGTCTAAAGACCACACTTTATTTGTTTcttcaatttaaacattttttaaaaaatacatctaaacacattttttaaaagtaaaagagCACTGTGATTACAATTTGGAATTTCACAAATAATGTTCACGACTACTTAAAAATCTCACATGAAAAGAttctcaaagaaaaataaatctgattCTCTCATAAAATTGCAAATTGGGAACAACTTCCCAAAATTCTATTGTCCATTCCTTGCACTCATTAGTGAATGCCTGATAATTTAATTCAACAGATCACTGGTGGTCAGCATTTGATGCCTGTTGATTTAATTCAACAGATCACTGGTGGTCAGCATTTGAATATTTTTGCTTTGAAATGACAGATATAGATTTTAGTCTCTGAGAGTGGAAAACTTTACCCATTGATACAGTTTTCCTACAAGTTTTTCTTTTGGTCCTTGGCTGCTTAGGCTTTGAATTTGCATTGTCAGGTAAGCAACAAGCTACAGGTGTACTGGGTATACGTAACTTTGAGGAAGTCATTTTGACAGCTGATCGGATTTTTGATGAACTTCCAGAGCATGACAGAGACTTACGTGTGAGAACACTGCTGGAGTCTAAAATTACTGGAGCTTTGGAACATTTATTGCAAGATACTCGAAAGTGGTTTGTGGTTGAACGTAAAAGGGATGATGCTCCAGAATCCCACTTATTATGACAATGCTGGCATGTGCATTTTGATAGGTCTGGTTCTTGCATACAATCGCCCAAACTGCAAGGATCTGCATTATAAGCTGCATGATGATATGAAAGATCAGAGCGCTTCAATTGCTTTAGCTGGTGTATGTCTTTTGAAGAAATGGCATGGTTGTTAACTGCCATGGTGGGAGAAATGGGCTGTTCTTTTGTCCTTTCTCTTAATATAGTCAAATGCTGTAACCTTTCCATTTCCACTAGGCGCGAAATTAGTTTATCAAGTGATTCGTCAAGTGGTGGATTAAAGGCTAATTTCCAATCATCCCACTTTGATAGGGACAGTTTTTGTAAATCCAAGCTGTTATAAGGTGGAGGAAGGAAATCAGGATATGAAAATGTATTATTTTCATGTGAAGAGGAAACATCTTCCTTATGTTCTATGGGTTCTGGTCTTAGGTTAAGATTTGCATTTTTTAAGTATTTCAGCAAAACGTCACTTTTCTCATTCTCAGCTGCATACTTTTCTTCTGCTAAAGGGTTCTCTGTGTTGCCATTTCCTCTCTTCAAATTCCATTTCATTACAGAAAGCATGTCATCACTACTGCTATCCGTAGCAGGATATGACTCGGAAGCGGTAGCTTCACTAGCCTTTTTGAAAAAGTCTTGATCTCCATTTCTGCTGTGGTTTTCCAATGTCGTCTTTGGTGTTCCAGGATAAGAAACTGGATGATATCTGTTCACATAAGAATGTAGCAGTGTTGGATTGGTGATGAAGTTCATAGGAATGTCACTGGAACTAGATGGCATTTCTACAAAAGGCTTATTGAAGTCTCTGGGGAGAAAGAGAAACGAGATTAATACGGAATGGCATTACATCACACCTCTAGCTGGCAATTGTTAATGACATTGCTCATGTTGCCAATATATTTGCAGCTCAAGTGCACTGCAAAATACACTGAAGGAATTTTGCAATGCACTTGAGCTGCAAATTAATACACTCAagggtatttctctctctctctctctctctctctctctctctcttgttttgttctgatataaataaattatatttccCCCCTCTATTAAAAATAGCACTTCCCTTAACATTTTTGTTCTCTCTGGAATTCTGTCCATCTTTTCTACTGCTTagtacataattaaaacaatataggaCACTAAAATCATAGGCTGGGGGCTGCCATATTTACCATGCCAGAGCTATCCACAGGATTATGATTAGGTTAGGTTTAGTAAACTAAACTAGACTCACAAAGCAGCAGCTAGCTAATAGCTATATAAAGTACTTCAGAAGGGCAAAGCTATCAGTCTCAAGGAAGCAAACTTGGAGTCtacaccttttaaaataatttattttttaaaatgacctacAGTGAGTTCTGGACAAACAGAAGGCAACACTTATTTAGCACATAAATGATGATAGAGTTTACCACCAATGGCTGTTGCGGTAGCCACTTGTACAGATACATCCATGGAGTATAACACTGGCTGCTAACCGTGAGCATAATGCAGCCAAAGTTAGGTGCCATTCTGTTAAACAGAAATAAATGGAGTTTAAACACTCCACATTGGCTGAATCATACCCCCAAATAGTTGGAAATGAAATTTCCGTGTGCCTAGGTTATAGGCTAGTATGGACCATATGTCTGCTGGCCCTTTCACAGCATGTATATGGGAGGAGTGTGTACATGCACATCTCCCCCTACTAGCACTCTGTCCCATTACTACATAATCCTACTCGCTCACACGTTAATTTGCCTGCCCCCTAAGAGCTTGTAAGGAAGATCTGTATGTGTGATCACCATCAGAATTGCACTTGGAAGTAATCTTCTTGGTGACAGCCCCCTCTCTGGAGCTCTCGTGGagtttggctccccccccccgcttttagcATTTAGCATTTATTTGTGTTTTGTTAGCCTTGCTTGAATTCTGACTAGAGATTTTTTTAGACTGGTTGCTGCTCTCTCTTTCGGTCTGGTCGTCGTTTTTGAAAGGcagaacatattttttaaaaagaaatgactgGCGAGGGTGCCTGGTTATCTAAGCTGTCCCTCTGTGTGCAATCTTTGTGTATGGGGGACAGTTCAGACAAACTGCCTCCCCCCAATGCAGCAGTGAAATGGTGCACCAGACAgaatagtaaaataaaataaaataaaataaaataaaataataatactaaaaattcagccatctcaggtccttgggaaggactcaatgtctgaataaaacaaaccagtcaataacacctgtctgactgtgtaaacaagtaataataataacaataataaataaaacaataattcgatttctataccgcccttccaaaaatggctcagggcggtttacatagagaaataataaataattaagatggctccctgtccccaaagggctcataatctaaaagaaacataagatacacaccagcaacagtcactggaagtactgtgctgggggtggatagggccagttactctccccctgctaaataaagagaatcaccacagttaaaaggtgcctctttgccaagttagcagggtgagCAGAAGGgagatatgtgcatgcacacacacacacttccctcaTATGATGCAGTGGAGCCAGCGGACATAGCATCCAAAGTGGTCCTATATGTCTTTGATTACCCAGGGCATCTAGCTGGTTACTGTCAAAGGCAGAAAGTTGGCAGATTGGAACTTTGGTCCAAAACAGCAATTTCTATGCTATTTGGAGAGGTGGAGAAGCAGAGCATAGTGACATTTTAAATGTCTTCTCACATCTAGCAGATTTTGTTGATCCCTCGTAAATGAAGGATTAGTGAAAATTACATTTTGCACACATTTGCCTGTGGCCATACATGTCTATTAGGTTTTTCTTAGAGATTATGGATATTATTATATAGTTATATTCCCAAATCTGGGGAAAGATTTGAAAACAATTACAGAATTTCTCAAAGTTTAGCTTAAAGCTTCTGAAAGATTACTATGGAATAATTAAAGAAAAAACCATAGTCATCTTTTTCCTTACGGCTAAAAAATTGAAACATACGCATATGGTGGTGATGTCACAAACTATTTAGAACAGAACAGTCAGAACAATGAACAATGAGACAGGCCAAAATGACAAGATTTTTCCTCATTTTCTTTTCTAgctttccacacacaaaaatgcaaTTCTGTTCCACTTGAAAAAAGCATAACTTCAGTGGAGCAGGATTGCAGCCAATGTCATATTAATGTGGTAATTTTTTTCCTGAGACAGGCCAGTTTACTGAGAATGATTGATGAACTTTCATGACATGTATCTGTAAAAACCTCTTTCAACAATAAGCTAAGCAAGGCAGGTGAGTAAAATCCTCTAAGCACTACATGCAAATGTCCATGGGAAGAGTCCTTCCAAAAGTACTCCTGTGGAAGAACATATCATTGTAAGACCAACCTTTGATGGCCCAGATAAGCCGATTTAGAGGTAGCCTAATGCAAAACCCAGTTCTTTTGATGGCTTTAgctgcctggaggctttacacacagggcttctaccctgaatctattccagaggagagtgtgtacattcacacacccagccaaacttaccccgaagtcccttcgagattcttggacccactccacacacaaatcgagctttgtgatgcaaattctagcttatcttgacctatttctggatttttaaaatgctggttttaagctactttttctgaaaactccggagcaaatagggaaaggcactgatgtagaatcattagcatgataagagggatgttctctttagaaatgcagatattgctcttaAGGAAGCTCtcgttccaccccccccccccccgccaactcgctagaaagaaaacacagagcatgccatgtgaacttgtttcaaaacaaaatccgagagcagaggggaggggctgcttccctcaacgCTGCaagtgtagttcaaagtggcttcgctcaacatctACCAAGCATgcagtgcgaataactccctgacAACCCTAGTAGCATCTTACTTGGGGTGAGTGGGCCAGTGCTAGCCATTTCTTGAATCCCATCACTTGTTTTTGACTACTACTCAAATATTCCTCCGGTTAAGAAATATCCACGCTGAAGTCCCCTAGGATGTAGTGCACAGGGAGTCTTCTGTCTCCCTCTGaacctcttcctcttccactcaAATGCCTCTCACAAAATGCTCCTGTCCTGCCCTACACCATATAGGAGTTTCCCCAAGCCCACACAAAGCTCTTGTCCCCAACGCTAGGAACCTAGCACCACTCCAGTTCTCTGCTGTCATTGCAGCAGAACACAGGATCAGACTTTTCTTACATCATGTGATGTTGCattttgctttaaaatgtttttcgtAGAGGTCTAATGTTTAATTGATTGAAATCCTGTTAACTGACTAAGGAAGTTCCCCTTCTTGCAGAACCGAATGCTTTTGTGAAAGTTATACCTGCTATGAACATGAATCAAGTGACTTGTTTCCATTCTAAgtagtgcttctggagtgcaggtgtgctactttaagtatttgcactgCTGGTGATTCATTAGGAGCCCACAACAGCACAGGAAAATTGGCAATGCCCTGGTTATGCTGCATAACATGTGGGCCAGTGCAAGTAGAGttctgttggtttttttaatgacaaACATGCTTGGAAGTTTAGCTCCCTGCAGACAACTTCTCTGTAACCTTACAGTGGAACTATCTGTAACAATGAACATGGGGTTgctagcaggggcatatctaggatggggcaggcagggcatgtgccccgggcgccacttgaaggggggcgccatttcttaaaattaaaaaaaaaattaaaaatggccaccaaaaacaaaatggccactgggcatgcgcaaatggcctctgtgaggccctacaccatgccaggccttgcagaggccatttgagcaagcgtggcagccattttgttttcagcggacatttaaaaatatatattttaaaaaatgaccaccgcacatgctcaaatggtgcctgtgaggccctagaggccagtgggaggagggggaaactttgcagaccccctacagcagaccccccaaaggggctacaggtaatttttttttaaaaaaaattaatataatataggtcactgtacacatattcacattggcactatgtacagagaatcagggcttgtaaatactgcgctgaagtttatgagctaagattgtattcatttgctcttactttgcttcttgtgataagtgagttaaatgtgatatcttaataatatggctattaatggtgagtttgtcttagaatcagtgtgaaatctttagtattaaggcccactgggagtttcttgctctttctctcattttaactgtctttctgaaatactagaatatattccaagcagtgacacagtttactctgcatatcctttaattattttcagagtatctgggaaaagtcaaattctccatttattttttaaacttacgtaatcgtgatgctacaatgtatagcagagaattagacaggcacttctatttagtttttccaagtatacctccacataatatttaggtatttcatgagccccagcatactgaaatttgtagttttccagcattttcttggtctggctacgtccactgctaaatagtttttgaaagattaaaagattaacgagcttgacttgtatttttcagctgatattatggtaaagttatctgaaagatgggtgtcagatgtttggacagggggcgcaatttcagtgcatgccctaggcgctatttcccctagataagCCTCTGGTTGCGAGCAAAATCAGCACCCACACAACACATATGTATGCATTTCTTTTCACACTTTTAATAATTTATCTTCTGCTTTTCCATGATAGAAGGAGCTTACAATGGACAAACAATGAATAAAACACATTATCAAATCTACTACAATAAAAGCACtgtaaaagcagcagcaaaatgcagtGAAACCTGTAGAAAAGCAGCAGTCGCATAAAACAAATGCTAACGATTCAGTAATCTCTGATCTAGTAAAAGCTGATGTAGCTGCCGCTTACAAACAGGAAGGATGAGGGTGTGACGTATTTCACATGTCGAGTTCCCCCTTATTCTCCTGTACTATGTAGCAATAGAAATTGGTGGTATGACATAATGTtgtacaatcccccccccccgcccttcccctTGGCAACCATCTCTgtggagtggggagcagggacacacacacaatatgataGGCATGCCATGTGATTCCTATGGAAATAGGAAAAGAAACTCAGTGTAGAGTTGCTGTTTCAGCAGCAGCcctatattaggggtgtgcacagaccggttgGCGCTGTTGGATGAACCAGTCTGAAGCAGTTCAAAGAGCTTCACAGTTGAACCACTCAAACCCACCCGATTCCAGGAGGACCAGTTCGTGACCTAAccagttctgcatatccctacccTACATTCATAAAGATATCTAGTTCCAGCCTTATTTAGAACAAGAAAATGTTTGGAAATTGCCCCAAGTTCAGCTCTTAAACACAGAGCAGATCTTCCCCATCAACATCCAGGAAACCTTGGAATTGAATTTTATGCACAATCCCAGTGGCTTCTATACTACACAGAGAACCACAGATCTGAGAGAGATATGCATATGCTGCTGGGAGGCACTCTAAATCAAACCCACACTGCTTGCAGAGGTGGGACTGCTCCATACCAAATAAGCGCTGCGTTATTGCAGTAGAAATgctactcccataattcccaatgggagtagcatTACAAGCGTAATTATGCAATGCTTAGTTGGTACAGAGCATCCCCGCCTCTGCAAGCAGGGTGAGTGTACAAGTTTAGAGAGCCTCTCAGCAGCATGTGCACCTCTCTCTTAGATCTATGTTTCTCTCTGTGTTAAGTGTGCCACTGAAATCTGTAGGGCTCACTTTTGAGCAAAACTGCAAATGACTAGGTTATATGGCTGAGGGTAAGTGGGAGCCCATAATGGGGCAATCTGACAACTGGCActctattttaataaataaagaagtGACAGTGCATTTTTGCCATGCTAGTCcagattaatttaatttaaaatgctatatatgtgtgtgtgtgtttcttttacctgCTCGTTGTATTATTGCTTTGATTGTGTATATAGCTCCAGGAATGGTATGTCCCTTGTCGTCTGctccttgaactgaactgaaacaaGCAAAACATTTCCAGCATATATACTATTAATATGCAATTCAGAATAAGGACTGAGTATATAAAAAGCAATAAATATTGAGGTGCTTGGGCAAACAAATACTACCTGTGCTGTCCTACTGTTTTTTGACATATTAAGAGCTGCCAACTGCTCAATTGCAGCTTTATAATGGTCCTGTAAAAGAGCAGAGCAATTGCAATGTTGAGAAGGCACCACATGAATTATATAATTAATAACTAATTTTGCTGCACATTTTGATCCCAAAAATAATCTCTGGTCCACCTACTGAACTCCAGAAATTCCAAAAAAAGTTTCAACACACATCTAATGTTACctttttgtttgattttatttatatttgatatTTAGGAAAAAATCTGGCTTGAAGAATTTGAAGCAGGCACCCATAGCAAAGACTCATTTAAGAGGGAAcacaagaacatccctgctggatctgcaactggtatttagagacatcttgcctctgaggctggaagtggcctatagccaccagactagcagtcattgatagacctgtcctccatgaatttgtctaagccccctttaaagccatccaggctagtggccatcaccacatcccatggcagagattaattatgcgctgtgtgaaaaagtgcttccttttgttggtccaaaatttcctgaccttcagttttatTTGATGGCCCATTTCTAGtgttgtgggggagggagaaaaattcacctctgtccattctctctactccatgcatcattttatacacctctatcatgtctctccatagttgcctcttccaaactaaaaagtcccagatgctgtagccttgcctcataaggaaggtgctccaggctcttctgaaccttttccagttctagaatgtccttcttaagatacggtgaccagaactgtatgcagtactccaaatgtgaccataccaaagatttgtataagggcattacaatactagcattcttattttcaatgcCCTACCTAATGATCCCTACTAGGGaggtgcacggaaccagcggCGGTTCCACCAGTTCGATGGCAGCCCGTGTCTAACTTTAAgagcgggagagggtgcacttacccctcccgccgctgtcCATTTCTTTtcaagcccattggggcagcagtgtacctccctgccaccccattgcccccgctgactggatatgaccggaagtctccaaCACACCTGCACACGCTGGAGACTTTCAGTCATATCCAGacaaagggggcaatggggaagcagggaggtatgctgccgccccaatgggcttggAAAGAAACGGACGCCGGTGGAGGGAAAATgacgggagggataagtgcaccctcccctgctcttaaagcagcacccccgccgccttcgagcctccccactgtgtttccgtgcacatccctaatccctaccatggaatttgcctttttcacagcagccacacactgagtcaacactttcaacgagctgtccaccacaaccccaagatctcagtcctggtcagtcactgacaactcatattcccatcagcatatatgtgaagttgggtgtttttttttttttttttgctccaatattcatcactttacacttgtaccgcatttgccattgaacatttgccattttgttgcctacttccccaatttggagagatccttttggagctcctcacaatttgttgtggatttaattaccctaaatagtttagtgtcatctgcaaatttggccaccttgctgcttaccccaacttctagatcatttatgaacaagagccctggtcccagtacagatccctgggggaccccacttcttacctcacTTCATtgtaaaactgtccatttatttctaccttcTGTTTTCTCACCTTCATCCAgttacacatgaacctgtccccttatcccattactgctaagtttactcaaaggCCTTTGGTGgcgaactttgtcaaaagctttttggaagtccaggtatactatgtcaattgtaTGTTAGATTTGGCTATGCTATTATTCCACATTACAATATTCATTGAGTCTTTAAACTCTATTTATGCTACAAATTCAGATAGATGTCAATGTTTTCAACCATCTGCGCCTGGGATGAATCCTGCTAAAGTTTGAGCCAGACGATCGCTACTAAAATGAAGCCAAAATAAATCTTGATTGGAGCTGCAGAAGGCAATCATCCATTCAGTATCTCAAAGATCCAAGGCTAATTCTGGCTAACACTAGCTCtcacagggaagcaacagcaggagagagggcatgccttcacctcttgcctgtggacttcccagaggcatccagtgggccattgtgtgaaacaggatgctggaccagataggccttaggcctgatccagcagggctgtttttatgttctgaaTAATCCTGAGAGCACATCTGTGTGGAACACTTACTTGAATGGGTAATCTATGACACTTTTCTGGGGATAGTCCTATGAACATAACTTTACATTCTTGATTCTACCTGCTGAAGCATCTCCAGTAATA contains:
- the FAM217A gene encoding protein FAM217A isoform X3 → MYPAGSEAAPASPPARETRGSFGSFPGLVSGSKSNKSAIVMGKKDVIPGIYGTSLPLSNFSPQTPQTCVLESDGSAEKKFHSPEEMIGTGGILTSAFYKDHYKAAIEQLAALNMSKNSRTAQFSSRSRRQGTYHSWSYIHNQSNNTTSRDFNKPFVEMPSSSSDIPMNFITNPTLLHSYVNRYHPVSYPGTPKTTLENHSRNGDQDFFKKASEATASESYPATDSSSDDMLSVMKWNLKRGNGNTENPLAEEKYAAENEKSDVLLKYLKNANLNLRPEPIEHKEDVSSSHENNTFSYPDFLPPPYNSLDLQKLSLSKWDDWKLAFNPPLDESLDKLISRLVEMERLQHLTILRERTKEQPISPTMAVNNHAISSKDIHQLKQLKRSDLSYHHAAYNADPCSLGDCMQEPDLSKCTCQHCHNKWDSGASSLLRSTTNHFRVSCNKCSKAPVILDSSSVLTRKSLSCSGSSSKIRSAVKMTSSKLRIPSTPVACCLPDNANSKPKQPRTKRKTCRKTVSMGKVFHSQRLKSISVISKQKYSNADHQ
- the FAM217A gene encoding protein FAM217A isoform X1, with the translated sequence MTLKQQPLYLPKATVVFSSQSGNPACKNINWISPDEKVFTQVEGRNTEFGLLTQSTFSPNFFSRRKLLSKFHNQEDDKPRSRNSIMLVSGSKSNKSAIVMGKKDVIPGIYGTSLPLSNFSPQTPQTCVLESDGSAEKKFHSPEEMIGTGGILTSAFYKDHYKAAIEQLAALNMSKNSRTAQFSSRSRRQGTYHSWSYIHNQSNNTTSRDFNKPFVEMPSSSSDIPMNFITNPTLLHSYVNRYHPVSYPGTPKTTLENHSRNGDQDFFKKASEATASESYPATDSSSDDMLSVMKWNLKRGNGNTENPLAEEKYAAENEKSDVLLKYLKNANLNLRPEPIEHKEDVSSSHENNTFSYPDFLPPPYNSLDLQKLSLSKWDDWKLAFNPPLDESLDKLISRLVEMERLQHLTILRERTKEQPISPTMAVNNHAISSKDIHQLKQLKRSDLSYHHAAYNADPCSLGDCMQEPDLSKCTCQHCHNKWDSGASSLLRSTTNHFRVSCNKCSKAPVILDSSSVLTRKSLSCSGSSSKIRSAVKMTSSKLRIPSTPVACCLPDNANSKPKQPRTKRKTCRKTVSMGKVFHSQRLKSISVISKQKYSNADHQ
- the FAM217A gene encoding protein FAM217A isoform X2 → MDEKSSPPPSFTPCLPALSSVCLVGCGLPESTGNHLLGPSFLQPGMGFRLVSGSKSNKSAIVMGKKDVIPGIYGTSLPLSNFSPQTPQTCVLESDGSAEKKFHSPEEMIGTGGILTSAFYKDHYKAAIEQLAALNMSKNSRTAQFSSRSRRQGTYHSWSYIHNQSNNTTSRDFNKPFVEMPSSSSDIPMNFITNPTLLHSYVNRYHPVSYPGTPKTTLENHSRNGDQDFFKKASEATASESYPATDSSSDDMLSVMKWNLKRGNGNTENPLAEEKYAAENEKSDVLLKYLKNANLNLRPEPIEHKEDVSSSHENNTFSYPDFLPPPYNSLDLQKLSLSKWDDWKLAFNPPLDESLDKLISRLVEMERLQHLTILRERTKEQPISPTMAVNNHAISSKDIHQLKQLKRSDLSYHHAAYNADPCSLGDCMQEPDLSKCTCQHCHNKWDSGASSLLRSTTNHFRVSCNKCSKAPVILDSSSVLTRKSLSCSGSSSKIRSAVKMTSSKLRIPSTPVACCLPDNANSKPKQPRTKRKTCRKTVSMGKVFHSQRLKSISVISKQKYSNADHQ
- the FAM217A gene encoding protein FAM217A isoform X4 — encoded protein: MGKKDVIPGIYGTSLPLSNFSPQTPQTCVLESDGSAEKKFHSPEEMIGTGGILTSAFYKDHYKAAIEQLAALNMSKNSRTAQFSSRSRRQGTYHSWSYIHNQSNNTTSRDFNKPFVEMPSSSSDIPMNFITNPTLLHSYVNRYHPVSYPGTPKTTLENHSRNGDQDFFKKASEATASESYPATDSSSDDMLSVMKWNLKRGNGNTENPLAEEKYAAENEKSDVLLKYLKNANLNLRPEPIEHKEDVSSSHENNTFSYPDFLPPPYNSLDLQKLSLSKWDDWKLAFNPPLDESLDKLISRLVEMERLQHLTILRERTKEQPISPTMAVNNHAISSKDIHQLKQLKRSDLSYHHAAYNADPCSLGDCMQEPDLSKCTCQHCHNKWDSGASSLLRSTTNHFRVSCNKCSKAPVILDSSSVLTRKSLSCSGSSSKIRSAVKMTSSKLRIPSTPVACCLPDNANSKPKQPRTKRKTCRKTVSMGKVFHSQRLKSISVISKQKYSNADHQ